DNA sequence from the Candidatus Palauibacter australiensis genome:
GCCGAGATCGTCCACGTCCGTGCGGTGCGCGCCGACCGACTGCGCCGCGTCCACCAGCGTCAGCGCCCCCACGCCGCGGGCCGCCGCCGCGATCGCCTTCATGTCCGTCACGAACCCCGGGGCGAAGGTGATGCTCGGGATCGTCACGAGCCGCGTGCGTTCGTCCATCGCCGCGGCCATCGCCTCGACCGGCACGTGCCCTTCCTCCGGCGCGACCGGCCGCACCTCGATCCCGTGCGTGCGGACGAGACTGTACCAGAGGTAGATGTTGTTCGGGTGCTCCAGGGCGGGACACAGCACGACGTTGTCCCCCGCCCGCCACGGGAGGCTGGCGCCGAACAGGTTGAGGCCGTCGGAGACGTTCTTCGTGATCGCGACCTCGTCGGAACTCGCGCCGATCAGCGACGCGAAGGAGGCCCGCGCGCGATTGACGGTGGCCACCATCTCCGTCTTGTCGCCCCGCCCCGACGTCCTCGCCCCCAGGTGACGCTCGATCGCCGCCCGCACCGGCTCGGCCATGAGCGAGTTCGCGGAGATGTCGAAGTAGGGCTGCTCGCGCGCGCCGGGGAAGAGCGCTCTCACATCCGGGTTCATGGGCGCCTCCGGGTCGCCATCGGGCTCCGCCTCACGCTCGCCTCGCTTCGGAGCGGGTGACGAGCGCCGCGCCGACCATGTCGCCCATGATGTTCACCGTCGTGTTGCTCATGTCCACCAGCCGGTAGATCCCGCCCACGATCGCCGCGACCTCGATCGGCAGGTTCAGCGCCTGCACGTAGATGAGCGCGACGACGAACCCGCCGCCCGGCACCCCGCCCGTCCCGTGCGAGAGCAGCATGCCCAGGAGCAGGATGGTGACGAAGTCCGCCGGGGAGAAGGTGACCCCGGCGGCCTGCGCCGTGAAGAGGAGGACGGCCGCGAGCATGACCGACGTCCCGTCCTTGTTGAGCTGCGCCCCGAGGGGGAGGACGAAGGAGTACACGCGGCGCGGCAGGTCGAGACGGCCGGCCGTCTCCAGCCCGACCGAGAGCGAGGCGAGACTGGAGGTCGTGGCGGCCGTCGTCGCCCACAGGGAGCCGGTAGCGCGCAGGAAGCGGGCGGGACGGAAGTCGCTGAAGAACCTGAGCAGGAGCATGTACCCGGTCACGATGACGACCTGCGCCCCCCAGAGTCCCGCGAGGAAGCGGGCCATCGGGCCGATCAGGTCCGCCCCGTAGCGGCCCACCGTGACCGCGACGAGGGCGCCGATCCCGACGGGTGCGATCCACAGGATCATGTGGACGAGCCGCCGGAAGAGCCCCGCCAGGTCCTCGAACAGGGTGGCGAGGCGAGCGCGCGGGCCGGCCCCCAGCGCCATGGTCGCGATCCCCAGCATCAGCGCGAGGATGACGATTTGCACCACGTTCCCCTCGGCGAAGGCGCGGAAGACGTTCGTCGGGATCATGTCGAGGAGGACATCGCCCACCGACGGGGCCTCGCCCACCGCCCCCGAGACCGGCTCCGGCACCGTTTCCGTGAGCCGCAGGCCGACGCCGGGGCGGAGGAGCGCCATGGCGCCCAGCCCCAGCGAGAGCGCGATGAGTTCCGTCGTGAGAAAGAAACCGACGGTCTTGCCCGCGAGTCTCCCCAGCGTCCGCAGGTCCGTGAGCGAGGTCAGGCCCGCGAGGAGATTGAAGAAGACGAGGGGGGCGGCCGCCAGTATCAGGAGGGTGATGAAGAGATCGCCCAGCGGCTGGATCGCGCCGACGCGCTCGCCGAGGACTACGCCCAGGCCAACGCCGGCGAGCATCCCAATGAGGATCCGCCCGCCCAGCCCCACCTTCATTCAGCGCACTTCGGAGAACGGATTGATGATCCGCAGACCGCCAT
Encoded proteins:
- a CDS encoding dicarboxylate/amino acid:cation symporter, which codes for MKVGLGGRILIGMLAGVGLGVVLGERVGAIQPLGDLFITLLILAAAPLVFFNLLAGLTSLTDLRTLGRLAGKTVGFFLTTELIALSLGLGAMALLRPGVGLRLTETVPEPVSGAVGEAPSVGDVLLDMIPTNVFRAFAEGNVVQIVILALMLGIATMALGAGPRARLATLFEDLAGLFRRLVHMILWIAPVGIGALVAVTVGRYGADLIGPMARFLAGLWGAQVVIVTGYMLLLRFFSDFRPARFLRATGSLWATTAATTSSLASLSVGLETAGRLDLPRRVYSFVLPLGAQLNKDGTSVMLAAVLLFTAQAAGVTFSPADFVTILLLGMLLSHGTGGVPGGGFVVALIYVQALNLPIEVAAIVGGIYRLVDMSNTTVNIMGDMVGAALVTRSEARRA